The following are from one region of the Halarcobacter sp. genome:
- a CDS encoding TRAP transporter substrate-binding protein DctP encodes MRLFLKVILLISLLFTFSNAKKVYRLKMATTWGPTLSPLFDAAQNMAKLAEELSNGEIQIRVDASTKHKSPFGVLDMVKGGQYDLGHSASYYWKGKDIATLPFTSMPFGLTAPEQYAWFYEGGGLELMQKVYANHGVLSFPGGSTGVQMGGWFRKEIKSLEDLKGLKMRIPGFAGEIMSKLGVQVINIAPGELYTSLERNNIDALEWVGPSMDINMGFQKIAKYYYTGWHEPASEMHFIVNKRIFDKLPEHLQKVLTVSMRLAAYDMYIQNYDMNATAWSKMKKDYPDIQVKTFPKPVMDAMKKANQELRDEMSSRSQLLKEVLDSQDAYMKKVREWSKMSDFLYLKDNI; translated from the coding sequence ATGAGATTATTTCTCAAAGTTATATTACTTATTTCACTCTTATTTACTTTCTCTAATGCAAAAAAAGTTTACAGATTAAAAATGGCAACTACTTGGGGACCTACTTTATCTCCACTTTTTGATGCTGCACAAAATATGGCTAAACTTGCGGAAGAGTTATCAAATGGAGAAATTCAGATTAGAGTTGATGCTTCTACTAAGCATAAATCACCATTTGGTGTATTAGATATGGTAAAAGGTGGACAGTATGATTTAGGTCATTCTGCTTCTTATTATTGGAAAGGTAAAGATATTGCTACATTGCCTTTTACTTCTATGCCTTTTGGCTTAACTGCACCTGAGCAATATGCTTGGTTTTATGAAGGTGGTGGTTTAGAGCTTATGCAAAAAGTTTATGCTAATCATGGGGTTTTATCATTTCCTGGGGGAAGTACTGGTGTACAAATGGGTGGCTGGTTTAGAAAAGAGATTAAATCTTTAGAGGATTTAAAGGGTTTAAAAATGCGAATTCCTGGATTTGCTGGAGAAATTATGTCTAAATTAGGTGTTCAAGTTATAAATATTGCCCCGGGAGAACTTTATACTTCTTTAGAAAGAAATAATATTGATGCTTTAGAGTGGGTAGGCCCATCTATGGATATAAATATGGGATTTCAAAAAATTGCTAAATATTATTATACAGGTTGGCACGAACCTGCATCAGAGATGCATTTTATAGTAAATAAAAGAATTTTTGATAAGTTACCAGAACATTTGCAAAAAGTATTAACTGTATCGATGAGATTAGCAGCTTATGATATGTATATTCAAAATTATGATATGAATGCTACGGCTTGGAGTAAAATGAAAAAAGATTATCCAGATATACAGGTTAAAACTTTTCCAAAACCTGTTATGGATGCTATGAAAAAGGCTAATCAAGAACTTAGAGATGAGATGTCTTCTAGGTCGCAATTGCTAAAAGAGGTTTTAGATTCCCAAGATGCTTATATGAAAAAAGTAAGAGAATGGTCTAAAATGTCTGATTTTCTTTATTTAAAAGATAATATCTAA
- a CDS encoding DEAD/DEAH box helicase, with protein sequence MTFNDFNFKEKLQKAILDAGFKEPSPIQRDAIPVVLSGKDIVGQAHTGTGKTAAFGLPIINMMEVNRDVEAVVIVPTRELAMQVSDELFRFGKHLSINTATVYGGQSYSRQLKHIENAGIVVATPGRFLDLLRDKKIEINPSFVVLDEADEMLDMGFLDDIKEIFTYMPSNRQTLLFSATMPPAIKALAKSILVEPEFITITKSEITNSKITQTYYVVDEHERDDALIRLYDFKNPEKSIIFCRTKKEVDRLSTFLVSQGFSAKGLHGDMEQRQREEAMNSFKKGKLEILIATDVAARGLDVNDVSHVFNYHLPFDSESYVHRIGRTGRAGKDGMAVSIVTPHEFKMLQKIQKDTGGKLEAKVIPNINSVKEKKTDSLRSKIIDQKIYDSGINIVESLKEDYDLTTIAHKLASILTNDTYVKGNNYIGKSQNDIERLIERLKNDKGDRGNRNRRGGYSNSRGRNNNRRRNSSSDSRRTSSRSRRG encoded by the coding sequence ATGACTTTTAATGATTTCAATTTCAAAGAGAAATTACAAAAGGCGATTTTAGATGCAGGGTTTAAAGAACCAAGTCCTATTCAAAGAGATGCGATTCCAGTTGTTCTATCGGGAAAAGATATAGTTGGACAAGCACATACAGGTACGGGAAAAACCGCAGCATTTGGACTTCCAATCATAAACATGATGGAAGTAAATAGAGATGTTGAAGCAGTAGTTATTGTACCAACAAGAGAACTTGCAATGCAAGTTTCAGATGAACTTTTCAGATTTGGTAAACATTTATCAATCAACACAGCTACAGTATATGGTGGACAATCATACTCAAGACAATTAAAACATATTGAAAATGCAGGAATAGTTGTAGCAACACCAGGTAGATTTTTAGATCTTTTAAGAGATAAAAAGATAGAAATAAATCCATCATTTGTTGTTTTAGATGAAGCTGATGAGATGTTAGATATGGGATTTTTAGATGATATCAAAGAGATATTTACTTATATGCCATCAAATAGACAAACTCTACTTTTTTCTGCAACAATGCCACCTGCAATTAAAGCATTGGCTAAATCAATTTTAGTTGAGCCTGAGTTTATTACAATTACAAAATCAGAGATTACAAACTCTAAAATTACTCAAACATATTATGTTGTAGATGAACATGAAAGAGATGATGCTTTAATTAGATTATATGATTTTAAAAATCCAGAAAAATCAATTATCTTCTGTCGAACTAAAAAAGAGGTTGATAGATTATCTACATTTTTAGTATCACAAGGCTTTTCTGCTAAGGGACTTCATGGAGATATGGAGCAAAGACAAAGAGAAGAAGCTATGAACTCTTTTAAAAAGGGTAAATTAGAGATTTTAATTGCTACAGATGTTGCAGCAAGAGGGCTTGATGTAAATGATGTTTCTCACGTATTTAACTACCATTTACCTTTTGATTCTGAGTCTTATGTACACAGAATTGGTAGAACAGGTAGAGCAGGAAAAGACGGAATGGCTGTTTCTATTGTAACTCCACATGAATTTAAAATGTTACAAAAAATTCAAAAAGATACAGGTGGAAAATTAGAAGCAAAAGTTATCCCTAACATCAATTCAGTAAAAGAGAAAAAAACTGATTCATTGAGAAGTAAAATTATAGATCAAAAAATTTATGATTCTGGTATTAATATCGTTGAATCATTAAAAGAGGATTATGATTTAACTACTATAGCTCATAAATTAGCTTCTATTTTAACTAATGACACATATGTTAAAGGAAATAATTACATCGGTAAATCACAAAATGATATTGAAAGACTTATTGAAAGACTTAAAAATGACAAGGGTGATAGAGGTAATAGAAATAGAAGAGGGGGTTATTCTAACTCTAGGGGTAGAAATAACAATAGAAGAAGAAATTCATCTTCTGATAGTAGAAGAACATCTTCAAGAAGTAGAAGAGGGTAA
- a CDS encoding AEC family transporter — translation MIKYSFLKEYFIEALLSVATIYLFIIIGFIYKKVFQSQVNERSFVLLNLYFLQPILIFWGLTRAKINENFLISPLIYFVAIFITLAIAFIYAKKIFKQEPQDKSVFLASSLVGNTGNLGIPLGIALFGEASVPYTSILNIANVFFIYIFSVYFFAGDKFKFVNALKEIIKIPAIHVTVIAIAYNYFGFSLNGDFDKLFTMGAYAAIVMQLVVFGIFMSQVKIKTANWSLSINVVLFKHIILPIVGLFVILFFNIDPFIGSIIFLELIVPLAVNNVNLASLYNCKPVDTTFAILVSSIAFIILVYFYILIIHNFFGI, via the coding sequence TTGATAAAATACTCCTTTTTAAAGGAATATTTTATCGAAGCATTATTATCTGTCGCAACAATCTATCTTTTTATTATAATCGGATTTATTTATAAAAAAGTATTTCAAAGCCAAGTAAATGAAAGAAGTTTTGTTTTACTTAATCTATATTTTCTTCAACCAATACTTATATTTTGGGGATTAACAAGAGCTAAAATAAACGAGAACTTTTTAATATCTCCACTTATTTATTTTGTAGCTATATTTATAACTTTAGCTATAGCCTTTATCTATGCAAAAAAAATATTTAAACAAGAGCCCCAAGATAAATCTGTATTTTTGGCATCTTCTTTAGTGGGAAATACTGGAAATTTAGGTATTCCTTTAGGTATAGCTTTATTTGGAGAAGCTAGTGTTCCTTATACCTCTATTTTAAATATTGCAAATGTTTTTTTTATCTATATTTTTTCCGTCTACTTTTTTGCAGGAGATAAATTTAAATTTGTTAATGCTCTTAAAGAGATTATAAAAATACCAGCAATTCATGTAACCGTTATAGCAATAGCCTACAACTATTTTGGGTTTTCATTAAATGGGGATTTTGACAAATTATTTACTATGGGAGCATATGCAGCTATAGTTATGCAGTTGGTTGTATTTGGGATATTTATGTCACAAGTTAAAATAAAAACTGCAAATTGGAGCTTATCTATAAATGTAGTATTATTTAAGCATATAATATTGCCTATAGTAGGACTTTTCGTAATCTTATTTTTTAATATAGACCCATTTATTGGCTCAATAATTTTCTTAGAATTGATTGTTCCTTTAGCTGTAAATAATGTAAACTTAGCCTCTTTATATAACTGTAAACCTGTCGATACAACTTTTGCTATTTTGGTTAGTAGTATTGCTTTTATTATTTTAGTTTATTTTTATATTTTGATTATTCATAATTTTTTTGGAATTTAG
- a CDS encoding FAD-dependent oxidoreductase, with protein sequence MIDVLIIGSGGAGLSAALEAKKNNSNVLVVSKTYPTHSQTCQAQGGINAVLETTENDSVDNYINDTYKASHKLANKSHIEYLCSESKNTIDWLASIGVPFSKDIKNNIAQRKFGGTKAKRTCYSSDYTGLKILHTLYDQCVKEEIKFLNEYFLLKLIVDENCVKTALFLDMVKGEVVEIEAKTIILATGGYAGIYHQSTTNSFASTGDGIATAFKAGALLSNMEFVQFHPTSLESKNILVSESARGEGGYLVDKDGNRFIDELKPRDEVARAIFERTHKHEKVYLDLRHLGKEKIEEVMPQERRLILDFMKLKMEEELIPINPSAHYTMGGILTNDKTQTSIENLYACGECAQSGIHGANRLGGNSLLEIVTLGRLSGKIAAKNAKEIEYKYQSDNKHCENEIQRLEDILSRENKKDLYKTKKELGKLLFNNLGLFREEKRVKKVLDYLEELENQIPTIGIEDKSKVYNRNLIDYLEYENMYLLSKTIAKSAYERKESRGAHYRIDFDEENNTYEKISISKLENNNLKFCFEDLK encoded by the coding sequence ATGATTGATGTATTAATAATTGGCTCAGGTGGAGCAGGATTAAGTGCTGCTTTAGAAGCAAAAAAAAATAATTCAAATGTTTTAGTAGTATCTAAAACTTACCCTACTCATTCACAAACCTGTCAAGCACAAGGTGGAATAAATGCTGTACTTGAAACTACAGAAAATGATTCAGTAGATAATTATATAAATGATACCTACAAAGCTTCACATAAATTAGCAAATAAAAGCCACATAGAGTACTTATGCAGTGAGTCAAAAAATACAATCGATTGGTTAGCCTCAATTGGTGTTCCTTTTAGTAAAGATATTAAAAACAATATAGCCCAAAGAAAATTTGGAGGAACAAAAGCAAAAAGAACTTGCTATAGCTCTGATTACACTGGATTAAAAATTTTACATACTTTATATGACCAATGCGTAAAAGAAGAAATAAAATTTTTAAACGAGTATTTTTTACTAAAACTAATTGTTGATGAAAACTGTGTAAAAACAGCTTTGTTTTTAGATATGGTAAAAGGTGAAGTTGTAGAAATAGAAGCTAAAACCATAATCTTAGCTACTGGTGGATATGCAGGAATATATCACCAATCAACGACAAATTCATTTGCTTCTACAGGAGATGGTATTGCAACGGCCTTCAAAGCAGGAGCATTATTGTCAAATATGGAATTTGTACAATTTCACCCTACTTCCCTTGAAAGTAAAAATATCTTAGTCAGTGAAAGTGCAAGGGGTGAAGGTGGATATTTAGTAGATAAAGATGGAAATAGATTTATTGATGAGTTAAAGCCAAGAGATGAAGTTGCAAGAGCAATATTTGAAAGAACCCACAAACATGAAAAAGTTTATTTAGATCTAAGACATTTAGGGAAAGAAAAAATAGAAGAAGTTATGCCTCAAGAAAGAAGGCTTATATTAGATTTTATGAAATTGAAAATGGAAGAGGAATTAATACCAATAAATCCATCAGCCCACTATACAATGGGTGGAATTCTAACTAATGATAAAACCCAAACTTCAATAGAAAATCTATATGCTTGTGGAGAATGTGCCCAAAGTGGAATACATGGAGCAAATAGATTAGGAGGTAACTCTTTATTAGAGATAGTTACTTTGGGAAGATTATCAGGTAAAATTGCAGCAAAAAATGCAAAAGAGATTGAATACAAGTATCAATCAGACAATAAACATTGTGAAAATGAAATACAAAGATTAGAAGATATATTAAGTAGAGAAAATAAAAAAGATTTATATAAAACAAAAAAAGAGTTAGGAAAACTACTTTTTAATAATTTAGGACTTTTTAGAGAAGAAAAAAGAGTAAAAAAAGTTTTAGACTATCTTGAAGAATTAGAGAATCAAATCCCTACAATAGGTATTGAAGATAAAAGTAAAGTTTATAATCGAAATCTAATTGATTATTTAGAGTATGAAAATATGTATCTTCTTAGTAAAACCATTGCAAAAAGTGCCTACGAAAGGAAAGAAAGTAGAGGTGCTCACTATAGAATAGATTTTGATGAAGAAAATAACACTTATGAAAAAATATCAATATCTAAATTAGAAAACAACAATTTAAAATTCTGTTTTGAGGATTTAAAATGA
- the asnB gene encoding asparagine synthase (glutamine-hydrolyzing), with the protein MCGILGTNFYSSNFKQALENLNNRGPDFNSHLEVGDAIFGHTRLSIIDLDKEANQPMVFDDVLIVFNGEIYNYKELIKEENLLCKTSSDTEVIIRLYQKYKEDFLNKLNGMFSFCIYDMKKKTFFCARDRYGKKPFFYYFKDNKFIFSSSINSIIKILGTTPNINKVALSQYMQYFVPLEENTFYKDITALDASYYMIFDGKTITKKRFYKINTYKRIKDENEALTGIEDLLFKSVESRLVSDVEVGSLLSGGIDSSLISALYSKITNKRINTFSIGYKEYKNYCELDYAKITSKHINSIHTPVEIGKDDFINNLEDTIEALEQPHGDSAAIPLNILTKKIHNMGIKTVLSGEGSDELFLGYDNYAKFLKYYEFEKTLSKEQNVFLDSIIGALQNNTKESEYLRRIIKKQNLYNSFGEIFTDIQKKKLFKKVPTFKSDSPKKDPVDWMSYIDLKIWLGEALLSKVDRISMRNSLEVRTPFLDYRLVNFMFSVDSNIKVGDTNKYLLKKIASKYIPSEIINRTKKGFNSPFNEWIHEEYKDSILDLILKVNKNTNFFNDEYLKQIYDLSKKRKFKQHLWSLFVFSKWYDKIYL; encoded by the coding sequence ATGTGTGGTATCTTAGGTACAAATTTTTATTCTAGCAATTTTAAACAAGCATTAGAAAACTTAAATAATAGAGGCCCTGATTTTAATTCCCATTTAGAAGTAGGGGATGCTATCTTTGGTCATACTAGGTTATCAATTATTGATTTAGATAAAGAAGCAAATCAGCCAATGGTTTTTGATGATGTTTTAATAGTTTTCAATGGAGAAATATATAATTACAAAGAATTGATAAAAGAAGAAAATCTACTTTGTAAAACCTCTTCAGATACAGAAGTTATAATAAGACTATATCAAAAATATAAAGAGGATTTTTTAAATAAATTAAATGGTATGTTTTCTTTTTGTATATATGATATGAAAAAGAAGACTTTCTTTTGTGCTAGGGATAGATACGGTAAGAAACCTTTTTTTTACTATTTTAAAGATAATAAATTTATCTTTTCTAGCTCAATTAATTCTATTATAAAAATACTAGGAACAACTCCAAATATAAATAAAGTAGCATTATCTCAATATATGCAATATTTTGTGCCTTTAGAGGAAAATACTTTTTATAAAGATATAACTGCTTTAGATGCTTCCTATTATATGATTTTTGATGGAAAAACAATTACAAAAAAACGTTTTTATAAAATAAATACATATAAGAGAATAAAAGATGAAAATGAAGCTTTAACAGGTATTGAAGATTTACTTTTTAAAAGTGTTGAATCAAGACTTGTTTCTGATGTGGAGGTTGGGTCATTACTTAGTGGAGGTATTGATAGTTCGTTGATATCTGCTTTATATTCTAAAATCACAAATAAAAGAATTAATACCTTTTCTATTGGTTATAAAGAGTATAAAAACTATTGTGAATTGGATTATGCAAAGATTACCTCAAAACACATTAACTCTATACACACTCCTGTTGAAATAGGGAAAGATGATTTTATAAATAATCTTGAAGATACTATTGAAGCTTTAGAACAGCCCCATGGAGATAGTGCGGCAATCCCTTTGAATATACTTACTAAAAAAATACATAATATGGGTATAAAAACTGTTTTAAGTGGTGAGGGAAGTGATGAGCTGTTTTTAGGTTATGACAATTATGCAAAGTTTTTAAAGTATTATGAGTTTGAAAAAACTTTGAGTAAAGAGCAAAATGTTTTTTTAGATTCAATAATCGGCGCTTTGCAAAATAATACTAAAGAGAGTGAATATTTAAGAAGAATAATCAAAAAACAAAATCTATATAACTCTTTTGGTGAGATTTTTACAGATATTCAAAAGAAAAAACTCTTTAAAAAAGTTCCAACATTTAAATCAGATTCTCCTAAAAAGGATCCAGTTGACTGGATGAGCTATATTGATCTTAAAATATGGCTAGGAGAGGCTTTATTAAGTAAAGTTGATAGAATATCTATGAGGAACTCTTTAGAGGTTAGAACGCCGTTTTTAGACTATAGATTAGTTAACTTTATGTTTAGTGTAGATTCAAACATAAAAGTAGGGGACACAAACAAATATTTACTAAAAAAAATTGCTTCAAAATATATCCCTTCTGAGATAATAAATAGAACAAAAAAGGGATTTAACTCCCCTTTTAATGAATGGATTCATGAAGAGTATAAAGATTCTATTTTAGACTTGATTTTAAAAGTAAATAAAAATACTAATTTTTTTAATGATGAGTATTTAAAACAAATATATGATTTGTCTAAAAAAAGGAAATTTAAACAACATCTGTGGTCACTGTTTGTTTTTTCTAAATGGTATGATAAAATTTATTTATAA
- a CDS encoding 2Fe-2S iron-sulfur cluster-binding protein gives MKIKIQRKKTSNEENYIEEYDVKHEETILNSLIEVKTKHDNSLAFRCGCKTGVCGSCAIRVNGIEKLACKTHLNENDIIEPIKNTQVIKDLIVNLDYEEKVLKNSNSFLNQLSTLEITAKDEKLIDRQSNCILCQSCFSSCPVFEVNENFLGPYALTRALRYVEDKKEANPSPTLEKIQNNGIWDCTLCGNCTMVCPQFIDPKTDIMNLRMKSVQNGYEDKSISAFNSGFDAGFDNFGGFNPNGF, from the coding sequence ATGAAAATAAAAATTCAAAGAAAAAAAACATCAAATGAAGAAAACTACATAGAAGAATATGATGTAAAACATGAAGAAACAATTTTAAACTCATTAATAGAAGTAAAAACAAAACATGATAACTCTTTAGCCTTTAGATGTGGTTGTAAAACAGGGGTTTGTGGTAGTTGTGCCATAAGAGTAAATGGAATTGAAAAATTAGCCTGTAAAACCCACCTAAATGAAAATGATATTATCGAACCAATAAAAAATACGCAAGTTATAAAAGATTTAATTGTAAATCTAGATTATGAAGAGAAAGTATTAAAAAACAGTAACTCTTTTTTAAATCAATTAAGTACATTAGAGATTACAGCAAAAGATGAAAAACTAATTGATAGACAAAGTAATTGTATTTTATGTCAAAGCTGTTTTAGCTCATGCCCTGTATTTGAAGTAAATGAAAATTTCTTAGGACCTTATGCTCTTACAAGAGCTTTAAGGTATGTAGAAGACAAAAAAGAAGCAAATCCTAGCCCTACTCTTGAAAAAATACAAAATAATGGAATATGGGATTGTACCCTATGTGGTAACTGCACAATGGTATGCCCACAATTTATTGATCCAAAAACAGATATTATGAATCTTAGAATGAAATCTGTGCAAAATGGATATGAAGATAAATCAATAAGTGCATTTAATAGTGGTTTTGATGCAGGTTTTGATAATTTTGGAGGGTTTAATCCTAACGGATTCTAA
- a CDS encoding inorganic phosphate transporter encodes MDIQTLDTIDRATEKTLPSFAKFSLALLFVVIVFIWSYASHGAMHNNMFLVIGAVFGAYMAMNIGANDVANNVGPAVGSKAMTLMWAIIIAAIFEAAGAFIAGGDVVKTIKKGIIDPALISNPEVFIWAMTAALLSAALWLNFATSIGAPVSTTHSIVGGVMGAGIAAAGFSIVSWGTMGKIAASWVISPLLGGIIAAGFLFFIKKKIMFKKDLITSAQKFVPILVSVMSWAFSTYIILKGIKHIIKLDFFTAAILGLIFAVIVYILVKPIIYKASQKIKNDREGVNTLFTIPLIFSAALLSFAHGANDVANAIGPLAAINDAVTSHAISSKVGIPFWVMAVGAIGLAIGLALYGPKLIKTVGSEITELDQVRAFSIAMAAAITVIFASQLGLPVSSTHIAVGGVFGVGFLREWLDSSEAKFLSDTRKKFKRHKKTLDSYEDELTKLEKLEKKSKADYVRIAELYKAIDAKIDQVKEDKREFKTAKRVKYVKRDAVKKIIAAWIITVPAAAFLSACVFFMIKGFMVS; translated from the coding sequence TTGGATATTCAAACTTTAGACACAATAGATAGGGCTACGGAAAAAACCTTACCCTCATTTGCTAAATTTTCATTGGCACTACTTTTTGTTGTAATAGTTTTTATTTGGAGTTATGCATCACATGGAGCAATGCATAACAATATGTTTTTAGTTATTGGAGCAGTATTTGGTGCTTATATGGCTATGAATATAGGTGCAAATGATGTTGCTAACAATGTGGGACCAGCAGTTGGTTCTAAAGCTATGACTTTAATGTGGGCAATTATCATAGCCGCAATTTTTGAAGCTGCTGGAGCTTTTATTGCTGGTGGTGATGTTGTTAAGACTATTAAAAAAGGGATTATTGATCCTGCATTAATTTCTAATCCTGAAGTATTTATTTGGGCTATGACTGCTGCACTTTTATCTGCTGCCTTATGGTTAAATTTTGCTACTTCTATTGGAGCACCTGTATCAACGACTCACTCAATTGTTGGTGGGGTAATGGGAGCTGGTATTGCTGCTGCTGGATTTTCAATTGTTTCATGGGGAACAATGGGTAAAATTGCTGCATCTTGGGTTATTTCACCTTTATTAGGTGGTATCATTGCAGCAGGTTTTCTTTTCTTTATCAAAAAGAAAATTATGTTTAAAAAAGATTTAATCACTTCTGCACAAAAATTTGTTCCTATCTTAGTATCTGTTATGAGTTGGGCTTTTTCAACTTATATTATTTTAAAAGGTATAAAGCATATAATTAAACTAGATTTCTTTACAGCTGCTATTTTAGGTTTAATTTTTGCAGTTATCGTATATATTTTAGTTAAACCAATTATCTATAAAGCTTCTCAAAAAATAAAAAATGATAGAGAAGGTGTTAATACACTATTTACTATCCCTTTAATTTTTTCAGCAGCCCTATTATCTTTTGCACATGGTGCAAATGATGTTGCAAATGCAATTGGACCTTTAGCTGCTATTAATGATGCAGTAACAAGTCATGCTATTTCATCTAAAGTTGGTATTCCTTTTTGGGTTATGGCTGTTGGTGCTATTGGTTTAGCTATTGGTTTGGCTTTATATGGACCTAAACTTATTAAAACAGTTGGTTCTGAGATTACTGAACTTGACCAAGTAAGAGCTTTCTCTATTGCTATGGCTGCTGCTATTACTGTAATTTTTGCAAGTCAATTAGGACTTCCTGTTTCTTCTACTCATATTGCTGTAGGTGGAGTATTTGGTGTTGGTTTCCTAAGAGAGTGGCTTGATTCTAGTGAAGCAAAATTTCTTAGTGATACAAGAAAAAAGTTTAAAAGACATAAAAAAACTTTAGATTCTTATGAAGATGAACTAACTAAATTAGAAAAACTAGAGAAAAAAAGTAAAGCTGATTATGTAAGAATTGCTGAATTATATAAAGCAATTGATGCAAAAATCGACCAAGTAAAAGAAGATAAAAGAGAATTTAAAACAGCAAAAAGAGTTAAATATGTAAAAAGAGATGCTGTTAAAAAAATCATTGCTGCATGGATAATCACTGTTCCTGCTGCTGCTTTCCTTTCTGCTTGTGTGTTCTTTATGATTAAAGGGTTTATGGTTTCTTAA
- a CDS encoding TRAP transporter substrate-binding protein DctP, with amino-acid sequence MSQLLKIVLLFSLLFSFSYAKKVYRLKMAASWGPTLSPLIDTTKHMAELAEELSNGELKIRVDAANKHKAPFAVSDMVKSGQYDLGHTASYYWKGSDAAVMPFTSLPFSFTAPELYSWFYHGGGLELMQKVYKKHHMLSFPGGNTGMQMGGWFRKEIKSLDDLKGLKMRIPGFAGEILAKLGVLVVNIPGGELYTSLERNTIDALEWVGPSMDIKMGFHRVAPYYYTAWHEPASEIQFLVNERTFNKLPKHLQKVLVTSFRLAAYDMYIQNYDMNASAWQEMTKEYPNIQVKTFPQDVMNALKKVNQELRDEMAAKNSELKEIFESQDAYMKKVRPWTQMSDYLYLKDNI; translated from the coding sequence ATGAGTCAACTATTAAAAATTGTATTACTTTTTTCTTTACTTTTTAGTTTCTCTTATGCAAAAAAAGTTTATAGATTAAAGATGGCTGCTTCTTGGGGGCCTACACTTTCTCCTTTAATTGATACTACAAAACATATGGCTGAATTAGCCGAAGAGTTATCAAATGGAGAATTAAAAATTAGAGTTGATGCTGCAAATAAGCATAAGGCACCTTTTGCAGTATCTGATATGGTTAAATCTGGACAATATGATTTAGGACATACAGCTTCTTATTATTGGAAAGGTTCTGATGCTGCTGTTATGCCTTTTACTTCTTTGCCATTTAGTTTTACTGCACCTGAACTGTACAGTTGGTTTTACCATGGTGGTGGATTAGAACTTATGCAAAAAGTTTACAAAAAACACCATATGCTTTCATTTCCTGGTGGTAACACTGGTATGCAAATGGGTGGATGGTTTAGAAAAGAGATTAAATCACTTGATGACTTAAAGGGTCTAAAGATGAGAATCCCTGGTTTTGCTGGAGAGATTTTAGCTAAACTTGGTGTACTTGTTGTAAATATTCCTGGTGGTGAACTTTATACTTCTTTAGAGAGAAATACTATTGATGCTTTAGAGTGGGTAGGGCCATCAATGGATATAAAAATGGGATTTCATAGGGTTGCACCATATTATTATACTGCTTGGCATGAACCAGCTTCAGAGATTCAATTTCTTGTAAATGAAAGAACATTTAATAAACTTCCAAAACATTTACAAAAAGTTCTTGTTACTTCTTTTAGATTAGCTGCATATGATATGTATATTCAAAATTATGATATGAATGCAAGTGCTTGGCAAGAGATGACAAAAGAGTATCCAAATATTCAAGTTAAAACTTTTCCACAAGATGTTATGAATGCCTTAAAAAAAGTTAATCAAGAGCTTAGAGATGAGATGGCGGCAAAAAATTCTGAATTAAAAGAGATTTTTGAAAGTCAAGATGCTTATATGAAAAAAGTTAGACCTTGGACCCAAATGTCTGATTATCTTTATTTAAAAGATAATATCTAA